A stretch of Saccharothrix texasensis DNA encodes these proteins:
- a CDS encoding histidine phosphatase family protein, whose protein sequence is MRLILVRHGETASNLKMALDSLPPGPPLTEAGRAQAAALAEQLAAEPVAAVYASTAVRAQETAAPVAAVFGLDVEVVEGVQEIFCGDLEGRHDREAFEEFIATVKQWAAGDLDVPLPGGESGRQAVDRCLAAVDRITARHRDGDTVVLVSHGAVLRMGALALARNVGPALAEAGLLPNTGRVVLDRAGDGWRCTSWTGVDVVDG, encoded by the coding sequence GTGAGGTTGATCCTGGTCAGACACGGCGAGACGGCGTCGAACCTGAAGATGGCGCTGGACTCGCTGCCGCCCGGTCCGCCGCTGACGGAAGCGGGACGGGCGCAGGCCGCCGCGCTGGCCGAGCAGCTGGCCGCCGAGCCCGTGGCGGCCGTGTACGCCAGCACGGCGGTGCGCGCGCAGGAGACCGCGGCGCCCGTGGCGGCGGTGTTCGGCCTGGACGTCGAGGTCGTGGAGGGCGTGCAGGAGATCTTCTGCGGCGACCTCGAAGGGCGGCACGACCGCGAGGCGTTCGAGGAGTTCATCGCCACGGTGAAGCAGTGGGCCGCGGGCGACCTGGACGTGCCGCTGCCCGGCGGCGAGAGCGGCCGCCAGGCCGTCGACCGCTGCCTGGCCGCGGTGGACCGGATCACCGCCAGGCACCGCGACGGCGACACGGTGGTGCTGGTCAGCCACGGCGCGGTGCTGCGGATGGGCGCGCTCGCGCTGGCCCGCAACGTGGGCCCCGCCCTGGCCGAGGCGGGTCTGCTGCCCAACACCGGCCGGGTCGTCCTGGACCGCGCCGGCGACGGCTGGCGCTGCACCTCGTGGACCGGCGTCGACGTGGTCGACGGCTAA
- the pheA gene encoding prephenate dehydratase has product MLAYFGPQGTFTEQAARGFASPQQELVPFETVPAALAATRRGETRSACVPVENSVEGAVPATMDALTEGEPLVAVAEAVLPVRFSVLVRPGGEPVRTVASHPHALAQVRHWLAEHLPEAKVVAATSTAAAARAVLNHEFDAAVSAPVAVRHYPLEVLATDVADVRDAKTRFLLLRPPGELPEPTGHDRTSVVCTAADRIGALSELLTELALRGINLTRIESRPTKGRLGEYRFYIDFDGHVAEPRVGDALAALHRHCPHTRFLGSYPKAEPGGAVAGNEEFVAAADWVDAVRRGQGA; this is encoded by the coding sequence GTGCTCGCCTACTTCGGACCGCAGGGAACCTTCACCGAGCAGGCCGCACGCGGCTTCGCCTCTCCGCAGCAGGAGCTGGTGCCGTTCGAGACGGTGCCCGCCGCCCTGGCCGCCACCCGGCGCGGGGAAACCCGGTCGGCGTGCGTGCCGGTGGAGAACTCCGTCGAGGGCGCGGTGCCCGCGACGATGGACGCGCTGACCGAGGGCGAGCCGCTGGTCGCGGTCGCCGAGGCGGTGCTGCCGGTGCGGTTCAGCGTGCTGGTGCGGCCCGGCGGCGAGCCCGTGCGCACCGTCGCCAGCCACCCGCACGCGCTGGCCCAGGTGCGGCACTGGCTCGCCGAGCACCTGCCGGAGGCCAAGGTCGTCGCCGCGACGTCCACCGCCGCCGCAGCGCGCGCTGTGCTCAACCACGAGTTCGACGCCGCCGTCAGCGCGCCGGTGGCCGTGCGGCACTACCCGCTGGAGGTGCTGGCCACCGACGTGGCCGACGTGCGGGACGCGAAGACCCGGTTCCTGCTTCTCCGCCCGCCCGGCGAGCTGCCCGAGCCGACCGGCCACGACCGCACGTCCGTCGTCTGCACGGCGGCGGACCGGATCGGCGCGCTGTCGGAGCTGCTGACGGAGCTGGCGCTGCGCGGCATCAACCTGACCCGCATCGAGTCGCGGCCGACCAAGGGCAGGCTCGGCGAGTACCGGTTCTACATCGACTTCGACGGCCACGTGGCCGAGCCGAGGGTGGGCGACGCGCTGGCCGCGCTGCACCGGCACTGCCCGCACACCCGGTTCCTCGGCTCGTACCCGAAGGCCGAGCCGGGTGGTGCGGTGGCCGGCAACGAGGAGTTCGTGGCGGCGGCCGACTGGGTCGACGCGGTCCGGAGGGGGCAGGGCGCGTGA
- the cydB gene encoding cytochrome d ubiquinol oxidase subunit II has translation METLWFCVIALLWLGYLFLEGFDFGVGMLLPVLGRSERERRVLINTIGPVWDGNEVWLLVAGGATFAAFPDWYASLFSSVYLPLVLFLLALIGRGVAFEYRGKVDSARWRRTWDAVIVAGSWVAPLGVGLLLSATVFGMPLDAAGDRVGSPFASIRWETLLGAAAVAGYALVHGAVFLSLKTEGEVRERARALALKVAPVALLPLLVLLLTVQLRFGSAWTWGASIVVALAALGAYGRLVLRREGQAFALMGVAVAATVAALFGALYPNVLPSTLDPAWSLTVAGAASSPYTLTVMTWVAAFGTPAVLVYQGWTYWVFRKRIGTRHIPAVSVPSASAPSGSASSGSVSSGSVSSGSVSSGQVP, from the coding sequence GTGGAGACGCTCTGGTTCTGCGTGATCGCCCTGCTGTGGCTGGGCTACCTGTTCCTGGAGGGGTTCGACTTCGGCGTCGGCATGCTGCTGCCCGTCCTCGGCCGGTCGGAGCGCGAGCGGCGGGTGCTGATCAACACCATCGGGCCGGTGTGGGACGGCAACGAGGTGTGGCTGCTGGTCGCGGGCGGCGCCACGTTCGCCGCGTTCCCCGACTGGTACGCCTCGCTGTTCAGCTCGGTGTACCTGCCGCTGGTGCTGTTCCTGCTGGCGCTGATCGGGCGCGGCGTCGCGTTCGAGTACCGCGGCAAGGTCGACTCGGCGCGGTGGCGCCGGACGTGGGACGCCGTGATCGTCGCCGGCTCGTGGGTGGCCCCGCTGGGGGTCGGGCTGCTGCTGTCGGCGACCGTGTTCGGGATGCCGCTGGACGCGGCGGGCGACCGCGTCGGCTCGCCGTTCGCCTCGATCCGGTGGGAGACGCTGCTCGGCGCGGCGGCGGTCGCCGGGTACGCCCTGGTGCACGGCGCGGTGTTCCTGTCGCTGAAGACCGAGGGGGAGGTGCGGGAACGGGCCCGCGCGCTGGCGCTGAAGGTCGCGCCGGTGGCGTTGCTGCCCCTGCTGGTGCTGCTGCTGACCGTGCAGCTGAGGTTCGGGTCGGCGTGGACGTGGGGCGCGTCGATCGTGGTGGCGCTGGCGGCGCTGGGCGCGTACGGGCGGCTGGTGCTGCGGCGCGAGGGGCAGGCGTTCGCGTTGATGGGCGTCGCGGTGGCGGCGACCGTGGCGGCGCTGTTCGGCGCGCTGTACCCGAACGTGCTGCCGTCCACCCTGGACCCGGCCTGGTCGCTGACCGTGGCGGGCGCGGCGTCGAGCCCGTACACGCTGACCGTGATGACGTGGGTGGCCGCGTTCGGCACGCCCGCGGTGCTCGTCTACCAGGGATGGACGTACTGGGTGTTCCGCAAGCGGATCGGCACCCGGCACATCCCCGCTGTGTCCGTCCCTTCCGCGTCTGCCCCTTCTGGGTCTGCTTCTTCTGGGTCTGTTTCTTCTGGGTCTGTTTCTTCTGGGTCTGTTTCTTCTGGGCAGGTGCCGTGA
- a CDS encoding macro domain-containing protein has protein sequence MSAADTEGEINAPVAVPRLVLCAVDEPLARAWLAVAEGRSGVEVHRGSVLDIVAEAVVSPANSSGWMRGGIDAVYARAFPLVEGNVRSAVLGLHGGELPVGEALVVPTGEPEPEWLISAPTMRQPGELLPADTVHPYLAARAVLRLWLAGRLDDGRPLRAVVRTIAMPGLGTGVGGVAPATCARQVAAAWDEVFSPLPSR, from the coding sequence GTGTCCGCCGCCGATACGGAGGGTGAGATCAACGCTCCGGTAGCAGTTCCCCGTCTGGTGTTGTGCGCCGTCGACGAACCGCTGGCCCGCGCCTGGCTCGCGGTGGCCGAGGGGCGCAGCGGCGTCGAGGTGCACCGGGGCTCGGTGCTCGACATCGTCGCCGAGGCCGTGGTGAGCCCCGCGAACTCCTCCGGCTGGATGCGGGGAGGCATCGACGCGGTCTACGCGCGTGCGTTCCCGCTGGTCGAGGGCAACGTGCGCAGTGCGGTGCTCGGGTTGCACGGCGGCGAGCTGCCGGTGGGCGAGGCGCTGGTCGTGCCGACCGGCGAGCCCGAGCCCGAGTGGCTGATCAGCGCGCCGACCATGCGGCAGCCCGGCGAGCTGCTGCCCGCGGACACCGTGCACCCGTACCTGGCCGCGCGGGCCGTGCTGCGGTTGTGGCTGGCCGGCCGGCTGGACGACGGACGCCCGCTGCGCGCGGTGGTGCGCACGATCGCCATGCCCGGTCTCGGCACCGGTGTCGGCGGCGTCGCGCCCGCCACGTGCGCGCGGCAGGTCGCGGCGGCGTGGGACGAGGTGTTCAGCCCACTGCCCAGCAGGTGA
- a CDS encoding GNAT family N-acetyltransferase, protein MLVRAIEEADRIVVGRLVLELWGAHTAVAHGQVFFPASLPGFLVEQQDTVVGLLTYAAADGHLEIVTIDALRRGRGVGSSLVDAAVHRARQLGCSRVRLTTTNDNLDALRFYQRRGFRLAALRPDAVREARRLKPEIPSVGDYGIPVTDELDLERWVAPR, encoded by the coding sequence ATGCTCGTACGCGCGATCGAGGAAGCCGACCGGATCGTCGTCGGCAGGCTGGTGCTTGAGCTGTGGGGCGCGCACACCGCAGTCGCCCACGGCCAGGTGTTCTTCCCGGCGAGCCTGCCCGGGTTCCTGGTCGAACAGCAGGACACCGTCGTCGGGTTGCTCACCTACGCCGCCGCCGACGGCCACTTGGAGATCGTCACCATCGACGCGCTGCGACGAGGCAGGGGTGTCGGCAGCTCGCTGGTCGACGCCGCCGTGCACCGGGCGCGGCAGCTCGGCTGCTCCCGGGTCCGGCTCACCACGACCAACGACAACCTCGACGCCCTGCGCTTCTACCAGCGCCGCGGCTTCCGGCTCGCCGCCCTGCGCCCCGACGCGGTGCGCGAAGCCCGCCGCCTCAAGCCGGAGATCCCCAGCGTCGGCGACTACGGCATCCCCGTCACCGACGAACTGGACCTGGAGCGCTGGGTCGCGCCACGCTAG
- a CDS encoding response regulator yields the protein MPVRVLLVDDHEVVRRGLRELLEDEDDISVVAEAGGVDEALVRASATRPDVAVVDVRLPDGGGVELCRRLRALEDGPKCLVLTAFDDEEALVGAIMAGASGYLLKQVRGQDLVTAVREVAAGRSLLDPQTTSRVLDRMRRPAEVDVLDALTEQERRVLDLIGEGLTNRQIAERLFLAEKTVKNYVTAVLSKLGMERRTQAAAWVARRSR from the coding sequence GTGCCCGTGCGAGTGTTGCTCGTGGACGACCACGAGGTGGTGCGCAGGGGGCTGCGCGAGTTGCTGGAGGACGAGGACGACATCTCGGTGGTCGCCGAGGCGGGCGGGGTGGACGAGGCCCTGGTCCGCGCGTCGGCGACCCGGCCCGACGTGGCCGTGGTGGACGTGCGGCTGCCCGACGGCGGCGGCGTGGAGCTGTGCCGTCGGCTGCGCGCCCTGGAGGACGGGCCGAAGTGCCTGGTGCTGACCGCGTTCGACGACGAGGAGGCGCTGGTCGGCGCGATCATGGCGGGCGCCTCGGGCTACCTGCTCAAGCAGGTGCGCGGGCAGGACCTGGTGACCGCCGTGCGCGAGGTGGCGGCCGGCCGGTCGCTGCTGGACCCGCAGACGACCTCCCGCGTCCTGGACCGCATGCGCCGCCCGGCCGAGGTGGACGTGCTGGACGCGCTGACCGAGCAGGAACGGCGGGTGCTCGACCTGATCGGCGAGGGCCTGACCAACCGCCAGATCGCCGAACGGCTGTTCCTGGCCGAGAAGACGGTGAAGAACTACGTCACCGCCGTGCTGTCGAAGCTGGGCATGGAACGCCGCACCCAAGCCGCCGCCTGGGTCGCCCGCCGCTCGCGCTAG
- the cydD gene encoding thiol reductant ABC exporter subunit CydD produces the protein MNFPGAPSATKPGKGPLGALPALSRSARRALAWCAALAALTAVALVWQAVALASALVTGGSLWVPACAVVVRAGLAWATESVAARAAAGAKEELRAAVLDRALGLGPSWIVARGPASLAVLATKGLDALDAYFTRYLPALVTTAVVPVAVGGWIFLTDPTSAVLIAVTLPLIPVFAILIGRFTADRVAAAASALERLSGRLAELVRALPVLTAFGRAAAQASAVREVGERYRRATMGTLRVAFLSALVLEIVASLSVALIAVGIGLRLVSGEMTLVTGLVVLILAPECYLPLRAAGAAHHASEDGVEAVRRVAEIPAPGATSTTASAVAGSTPVVGVEVRDLRVRRRERFAPDGVGFRVRPGEVHRLDSPSGAGKSTLFGVLLGFVEADGGSVAVDRSAIAWVPQRPAFAGRTVADELELTAGRVDHDVLASVAAEHLVARPIAELSTGERQRVAVARALTRVRDGAKVLLLDEPTAHLDPATAAKVMAAVHRAAADGAAVVLATHRLVGERAEEAAAAREVRAAADRPVVPRTPRPTRRLLAGALLGAAASLSGVALTAFAAHLIAKAATQPPILTLSVLVVGVRTFALAKGAFRYLERLVSHDAAFRHAEAARVRLWRGLRPGQAELTRLVDDVDTVRDLVPRVLQPPLIAVGVSVAAVTLFAVIEPVAGLALAVALVVGGTLAPAVAVLTERRATAVLARGRRHVSEQVLTLLTAAPDLIAFGADRRVRADLARLDADLARQARRQAFGAGAAIGIVHLTTGLAAAVCIGLAGGVDPLLVPVLGLVPSALAEVLSTLPTAAQHRGALRESYGRIVDRSTPTHGSQGSHGSRVSRVERGAVGGAVGLEGVTVTWPGSAEPVLERVSFDLPAGAKVAVVGPSGAGKSSLFALLLGFIEPERGLVWRPDRVAWCPQEPMLVSTTVRENLRLGDPRADDERLRWALDVAGVRLDLDTVIGPTLLSGGEAQRVALARALLYDADLVLLDEPTAHLDEPTAAALLARLDDVLRDKTVIHITHRPGEAARADLVLDVTEGRTRARAYR, from the coding sequence GTGAACTTCCCCGGAGCCCCTTCCGCCACGAAGCCGGGGAAAGGCCCGCTCGGCGCGCTGCCCGCGCTCTCGCGCTCGGCGCGCCGGGCGTTGGCCTGGTGCGCGGCGCTGGCCGCGCTGACGGCGGTCGCGCTGGTGTGGCAGGCGGTGGCGCTGGCGTCGGCGCTGGTGACCGGCGGGTCGCTGTGGGTGCCGGCGTGCGCGGTCGTGGTGCGGGCGGGGCTGGCGTGGGCGACCGAGTCGGTGGCGGCGCGGGCGGCGGCGGGCGCGAAGGAGGAGCTGCGGGCGGCGGTGCTGGACCGGGCGCTGGGCCTGGGGCCGTCGTGGATCGTGGCGCGGGGGCCGGCGTCGTTGGCGGTGCTCGCGACCAAGGGGCTGGACGCGCTGGACGCGTACTTCACCCGCTACCTGCCGGCGTTGGTGACGACGGCCGTGGTGCCGGTGGCGGTGGGCGGTTGGATCTTCCTCACCGATCCGACGTCGGCCGTGCTGATCGCGGTGACGCTGCCGCTGATCCCGGTGTTCGCGATCCTGATCGGCCGGTTCACCGCCGACCGGGTGGCCGCGGCGGCGTCGGCGCTGGAGCGGCTGTCGGGGCGGTTGGCGGAGCTGGTGCGGGCGTTGCCGGTGCTGACCGCGTTCGGGCGCGCGGCGGCCCAGGCGTCGGCCGTGCGGGAGGTGGGCGAGCGGTACCGGCGGGCGACCATGGGGACGCTGCGGGTGGCGTTCCTGTCGGCGTTGGTGCTGGAGATCGTGGCGTCGCTGTCGGTGGCGCTGATCGCGGTGGGGATCGGGCTGCGGCTGGTGTCGGGGGAGATGACGCTGGTCACGGGCCTGGTGGTGTTGATCCTCGCGCCGGAGTGCTACCTGCCGCTGCGGGCGGCGGGCGCGGCCCACCACGCGTCGGAGGACGGGGTGGAGGCCGTGCGGCGGGTCGCAGAGATCCCGGCTCCCGGCGCGACCTCGACCACGGCTTCGGCTGTGGCCGGGTCGACGCCGGTGGTGGGGGTGGAGGTCCGGGACCTGCGCGTCCGGCGGCGGGAGCGGTTCGCGCCGGACGGGGTCGGGTTCCGGGTGCGGCCCGGGGAGGTCCACCGGCTCGACTCGCCCAGCGGCGCGGGCAAGTCGACGTTGTTCGGGGTGCTGCTGGGGTTCGTGGAAGCGGACGGCGGGTCGGTCGCGGTCGACCGGTCGGCCATCGCCTGGGTGCCGCAGCGGCCCGCGTTCGCCGGGCGGACGGTGGCCGACGAGCTGGAGCTGACCGCGGGACGGGTCGACCACGACGTCCTGGCGTCGGTGGCGGCGGAGCACCTGGTGGCGCGGCCGATCGCGGAGCTGTCCACCGGCGAGCGGCAGCGGGTCGCGGTGGCGCGCGCGCTGACGCGGGTGCGGGACGGCGCGAAGGTGCTGCTGCTGGACGAGCCCACCGCGCACCTCGACCCGGCGACGGCCGCGAAGGTGATGGCCGCCGTGCACCGGGCCGCCGCCGACGGCGCGGCGGTCGTGCTGGCCACCCACCGGCTGGTGGGCGAGCGGGCCGAGGAGGCCGCGGCGGCCCGTGAGGTCCGGGCCGCGGCCGACCGGCCGGTGGTCCCGCGGACGCCGCGGCCGACCCGGAGGCTGCTGGCCGGGGCGCTGCTGGGCGCGGCGGCGTCGTTGAGCGGGGTCGCGCTGACGGCGTTCGCGGCCCACCTGATCGCGAAGGCGGCCACCCAGCCGCCGATCCTGACGCTGTCGGTGCTGGTGGTGGGCGTGCGGACGTTCGCACTGGCCAAGGGCGCGTTCCGGTACCTGGAGCGGCTGGTGTCGCACGACGCCGCGTTCCGGCACGCCGAGGCGGCGCGGGTCCGGCTGTGGCGCGGTCTGCGGCCCGGTCAGGCCGAGCTCACCCGGCTGGTGGACGACGTCGACACGGTCCGCGACCTGGTGCCGCGGGTGCTGCAACCGCCGCTGATCGCGGTGGGCGTGTCGGTCGCGGCGGTGACGTTGTTCGCGGTGATCGAGCCGGTGGCGGGCCTCGCGCTGGCGGTGGCGCTGGTCGTCGGCGGCACGCTGGCACCGGCCGTCGCGGTGCTCACCGAACGCCGGGCCACGGCGGTGCTCGCCAGGGGGCGGCGGCACGTGTCGGAGCAGGTGCTGACCCTGCTCACCGCCGCACCGGACCTGATCGCGTTCGGGGCCGATCGCCGGGTGCGCGCCGACCTGGCGCGGCTGGACGCGGACCTGGCCCGGCAGGCCCGTCGGCAGGCCTTCGGCGCGGGCGCGGCGATCGGGATCGTGCACCTGACGACCGGGCTGGCCGCGGCGGTGTGCATCGGCCTGGCCGGCGGTGTCGACCCGCTGCTCGTGCCCGTGCTCGGCCTGGTGCCGTCGGCGCTGGCCGAGGTGTTGAGCACGCTGCCCACCGCCGCGCAGCACCGCGGGGCGTTGCGCGAGTCGTACGGCCGGATCGTCGACCGGTCGACGCCGACGCACGGCTCGCAGGGCTCGCACGGCTCCCGGGTTTCGCGGGTGGAGCGGGGCGCGGTCGGTGGCGCGGTCGGCCTCGAAGGCGTCACGGTGACGTGGCCGGGCAGCGCGGAACCGGTCCTGGAACGGGTGTCGTTCGACCTGCCGGCCGGCGCGAAGGTGGCCGTGGTGGGTCCGTCGGGGGCGGGCAAGTCGAGCCTGTTCGCGTTGCTGCTGGGGTTCATCGAGCCGGAGCGCGGCCTGGTCTGGCGGCCCGACCGGGTGGCGTGGTGCCCGCAGGAGCCGATGCTGGTCTCCACCACGGTCCGCGAGAACCTGCGGCTGGGCGACCCGCGGGCGGACGACGAGCGGTTGCGGTGGGCGCTGGACGTGGCGGGGGTCCGGCTCGACCTGGACACCGTGATCGGCCCGACGCTGCTGTCGGGTGGCGAGGCGCAGCGGGTCGCGCTGGCCCGCGCCCTGCTCTACGACGCCGACCTGGTGCTCCTCGACGAGCCGACCGCCCACCTGGACGAGCCGACCGCCGCCGCGCTGCTGGCGCGCCTGGACGACGTGCTGCGGGACAAGACCGTCATCCACATCACCCACCGGCCGGGCGAAGCCGCCCGCGCCGACCTGGTGCTGGACGTCACCGAGGGGCGGACGCGGGCCAGGGCCTACCGTTGA
- a CDS encoding GAF domain-containing sensor histidine kinase: MTTVDPARVLAASTEITSAALAGDDPDAVLPLVVRSAVDLAGADLGLAMVTADDGTLTVEASSGDDDPVGVVLSSRSSAARAARTGVPVVAADFTTDPRTAPFVPKALRGYGPFAVAPFGTKERRIGALAVYRRKGGRPFSPDTVEVLAAFAAQAGLAVVLAEGSTARQRIAVYQERERIARDLHDVIIQRLYATGVQLDLLDRRLKLEGREARRLADCVDQLDQTMAEVRATVRALRSADPGKPADVDLKGSVLAEARTAGELLGFEPEVRIEGEVADVPADLADHARAALREALSNVVRHSGARQVGITLRRTPDRLDLEVADDGCGIPRGVAKRGLRHLEERALAAGGGCELTSSPRTGTTITWHVPLTG; this comes from the coding sequence TTGACCACCGTGGACCCCGCCCGCGTGCTCGCCGCGTCGACCGAGATCACCTCGGCCGCCCTGGCCGGCGACGACCCGGACGCCGTGCTGCCGCTCGTGGTGCGCAGCGCCGTCGACCTGGCCGGCGCGGACCTCGGGCTCGCCATGGTGACCGCCGACGACGGCACGCTGACCGTCGAGGCGTCCTCGGGCGACGACGACCCGGTGGGCGTCGTGCTGTCGAGCCGTTCGTCGGCGGCGCGGGCGGCGCGGACGGGCGTGCCCGTGGTCGCGGCCGACTTCACCACCGACCCGCGCACCGCGCCGTTCGTGCCCAAGGCGTTGCGCGGGTACGGGCCGTTCGCGGTCGCGCCGTTCGGCACCAAGGAGCGCCGGATCGGCGCGCTGGCGGTGTACCGGCGCAAGGGCGGGCGACCGTTCAGCCCGGACACCGTCGAGGTGCTGGCCGCGTTCGCCGCGCAGGCCGGGCTGGCCGTCGTGCTGGCCGAGGGGTCGACCGCGCGGCAGCGGATAGCCGTCTACCAGGAGCGCGAGCGCATCGCCCGCGATCTGCACGACGTGATCATCCAGCGGCTGTACGCGACCGGTGTGCAGCTCGACCTGCTCGACCGGCGGCTCAAGCTCGAAGGCCGGGAGGCGCGGCGGCTGGCCGACTGCGTGGACCAGCTCGACCAGACCATGGCGGAGGTCCGCGCCACCGTGCGGGCGCTGCGGAGCGCGGACCCCGGCAAACCCGCCGACGTCGACCTGAAGGGCTCGGTGCTGGCGGAGGCCCGCACGGCGGGCGAGCTGCTGGGGTTCGAGCCGGAGGTGCGGATCGAGGGGGAGGTCGCGGACGTGCCCGCGGACCTGGCCGACCACGCCCGCGCGGCGCTGCGCGAGGCGTTGTCGAACGTGGTGCGGCACTCGGGCGCCCGGCAGGTCGGCATCACGCTGCGCCGCACACCCGACCGGCTGGACCTGGAGGTCGCCGACGACGGCTGCGGCATCCCGCGCGGCGTCGCCAAGCGCGGCCTGCGGCACCTGGAGGAACGGGCCCTGGCCGCCGGGGGCGGCTGCGAGCTCACCTCCTCGCCCCGCACCGGCACCACGATCACCTGGCACGTCCCGCTGACCGGCTGA